A part of Hydrogenobacter sp. T-8 genomic DNA contains:
- the pseB gene encoding UDP-N-acetylglucosamine 4,6-dehydratase (inverting) — MSFLDNKTILITGGTGSFGKTFVRYVLSHYKPKKVIILSRDEFKQWQMSKEFPEDRFPQLRFFLGDIRDKDRLRLAFDGVDYVVHAAALKHVPILEYNPFEAVKTNIIGAQNIIETAIEKGVKKVIALSTDKAVSPVNLYGATKLTMEKLFIAGNAYAGAKDTSFAIVRYGNVVGSRGSVVQLFLKLISEGCRELPITDTRMTRFWITLEEGVQLVLFALERSEGGEVFVPKIPSVRVVDLAKVLCPECGFRIIGIRPGEKLHESLIAEDEARDVRLVKHKEKEYFVILPQFSFEARALEVWKDYPKMQEGFFYRSDKNDWWLEGEELKEFLRSAIEHVEY, encoded by the coding sequence ATGAGCTTTTTAGACAACAAGACCATACTTATAACTGGTGGCACAGGGTCCTTTGGAAAGACCTTTGTGAGGTATGTGCTTAGCCATTACAAACCAAAAAAGGTAATAATCCTTAGCAGAGATGAGTTCAAGCAGTGGCAGATGAGCAAGGAGTTTCCAGAGGATAGGTTTCCACAGCTTAGGTTTTTCCTCGGAGACATAAGGGACAAGGACAGACTAAGGCTTGCCTTTGATGGTGTGGACTATGTGGTGCATGCTGCAGCCCTCAAGCATGTGCCAATCCTTGAATACAATCCCTTTGAAGCAGTAAAGACCAACATCATAGGAGCTCAAAATATCATTGAGACCGCTATAGAGAAGGGAGTGAAAAAGGTAATAGCCCTTTCTACCGACAAGGCGGTAAGCCCAGTAAACCTCTACGGTGCTACTAAGTTAACTATGGAAAAACTCTTTATTGCAGGCAACGCTTACGCAGGTGCAAAGGATACCTCTTTTGCCATAGTTAGATACGGTAATGTGGTTGGAAGCAGGGGAAGCGTTGTGCAGTTATTCCTTAAGCTCATCTCTGAAGGTTGTAGGGAGCTTCCTATAACAGACACAAGAATGACGCGCTTTTGGATAACCCTTGAGGAAGGCGTCCAGCTTGTGCTTTTTGCCCTTGAAAGGTCAGAAGGTGGTGAGGTCTTTGTGCCAAAAATACCCAGTGTTAGGGTGGTTGACTTGGCAAAAGTTCTATGTCCAGAGTGTGGCTTTAGAATAATAGGCATAAGACCAGGAGAAAAACTACATGAAAGCCTGATAGCAGAAGACGAAGCACGGGATGTAAGACTGGTAAAGCACAAAGAAAAAGAGTATTTTGTTATCCTTCCTCAGTTCAGCTTTGAAGCAAGGGCTTTGGAGGTTTGGAAAGACTATCCAAAGATGCAAGAAGGCTTTTTCTACAGAAGCGATAAAAATGACTGGTGGCTTGAGGGAGAGGAGCTAAAAGAGTTTCTAAGAAGTGCTATTGAACATGTGGAATACTAA
- the pseC gene encoding UDP-4-amino-4,6-dideoxy-N-acetyl-beta-L-altrosamine transaminase — translation MWNTKFWKRTIPYGRQYIDQEDIEAVVEVLRSDYITQGPKIEAFERALASYCGVDYAVAFNSGTSALYCIYKALGLKEGDEFITTPITFTATVSMGVMLGAKPVFCDIEPDTGNMDVNLLESLITERTRLIVPVHYAGHPVDMEKVWQVAQKYGLYVVEDACHALGSEYRGHKTGSCKYSHATVFSFHPVKHITTGEGGAVLTKSYELYEKLLKCRNHGMVRGEDWEYAIEFPSFNFRITDLQCALGISQLKKLSHFVQRRRHLAELYKEKLGGLESLSLLVEKPYAYHSYHLYPIKLTDKERRREVFKNLRAQGIGVQVHYIPVYWHPFMEKLGYKKGLCPNAEDFYQREISLPMYPTLKEEELEFVVERLRSLIDG, via the coding sequence ATGTGGAATACTAAATTTTGGAAAAGAACGATTCCTTACGGTAGGCAGTATATAGACCAAGAGGACATAGAGGCGGTTGTGGAGGTTCTGAGGTCTGACTATATCACGCAGGGTCCAAAGATAGAAGCCTTTGAGAGGGCTTTGGCAAGCTATTGCGGTGTGGACTATGCGGTAGCCTTTAACTCTGGCACTTCTGCCTTGTATTGCATTTACAAAGCCTTAGGGCTAAAGGAGGGGGATGAGTTTATAACTACTCCTATAACCTTTACCGCTACGGTTTCTATGGGAGTTATGCTTGGTGCAAAGCCAGTCTTTTGTGATATAGAACCAGATACGGGAAACATGGATGTAAACCTATTGGAGAGTTTGATAACAGAAAGGACAAGGCTCATAGTGCCTGTTCACTACGCTGGGCATCCTGTGGATATGGAAAAGGTCTGGCAGGTGGCTCAGAAATACGGGCTTTATGTGGTGGAGGATGCCTGCCACGCCCTTGGCTCTGAGTATAGAGGTCATAAAACTGGCTCTTGCAAGTATTCGCACGCTACGGTTTTTAGCTTCCATCCAGTAAAGCACATAACCACAGGAGAAGGTGGTGCGGTGCTAACTAAGAGTTATGAACTCTACGAAAAGTTGTTAAAGTGCAGAAATCACGGAATGGTAAGAGGTGAAGACTGGGAGTATGCCATAGAGTTTCCATCCTTTAACTTCCGAATAACAGACCTTCAGTGTGCTTTGGGAATTTCACAGCTAAAAAAACTCAGCCACTTTGTCCAGAGGAGAAGACATTTAGCGGAGCTATACAAAGAAAAACTTGGAGGCTTAGAGAGCCTAAGTCTTTTGGTAGAAAAGCCATACGCATACCATTCCTATCATCTCTATCCTATAAAGCTAACTGACAAAGAAAGGAGGAGGGAAGTTTTCAAAAACCTCAGGGCACAGGGTATAGGAGTTCAGGTTCACTACATCCCCGTCTACTGGCATCCCTTTATGGAAAAACTTGGATACAAAAAGGGACTTTGCCCTAATGCGGAGGACTTTTATCAAAGAGAGATAAGCCTGCCCATGTATCCTACGCTAAAGGAAGAGGAGCTTGAGTTTGTGGTGGAGAGGTTGAGGAGCTTGATAGATGGTTAA
- a CDS encoding aldo/keto reductase, producing MVNKLILGTANFGMNYGIAFGKQVSKEEVFRILDLAVEEKVFGVDTAPVYGDAEEVIGEYFSQKGQVLKVITKLPKKYYKSYEDVKSTLLESLKNLKIDSVDYLLVHSFETFKQHKELLDYSLKSLKEQGLLKFYGISVYHPWEVFQFLETFGGNFAVEFPINVFDRRFVPYIEKWKEKGIILFARSVFLQGLFFLPEEKLKGVFERVKEKILRLREISEKLGISLACLCLLFVLNFSQVDGFIVGVDDKKQLEDLLNCAKLKKIDALELEDLEIDDEDIILPYKWRKQ from the coding sequence ATGGTTAACAAACTTATACTTGGCACTGCAAACTTTGGTATGAATTACGGCATTGCCTTTGGCAAGCAAGTTTCTAAGGAAGAGGTTTTTAGAATACTTGACCTTGCGGTAGAGGAAAAGGTCTTTGGTGTTGACACCGCACCAGTCTATGGTGATGCGGAAGAGGTTATAGGTGAATATTTTTCTCAAAAGGGACAGGTTTTGAAAGTTATAACTAAGCTACCGAAAAAATACTATAAATCCTACGAGGATGTTAAATCTACTTTGTTGGAAAGTCTTAAGAATCTAAAAATTGATAGCGTAGATTATTTGCTTGTTCACTCTTTTGAAACTTTTAAGCAACATAAAGAGCTTTTGGACTATTCTCTCAAGTCTCTAAAAGAGCAAGGGCTCTTAAAGTTCTATGGTATTTCTGTTTATCATCCATGGGAGGTTTTTCAGTTTCTTGAAACCTTTGGTGGCAATTTTGCAGTGGAGTTTCCTATAAACGTATTTGACAGGAGATTTGTTCCATACATTGAAAAATGGAAAGAAAAGGGTATAATACTGTTTGCAAGGTCTGTATTTCTTCAAGGTCTTTTCTTTCTTCCTGAAGAGAAGCTAAAAGGGGTTTTTGAAAGGGTCAAGGAGAAGATTCTTAGACTAAGAGAAATATCAGAAAAACTTGGTATAAGCCTTGCATGTCTTTGTCTTTTGTTTGTTTTGAATTTTTCACAGGTAGATGGTTTTATAGTAGGTGTAGATGATAAAAAACAGCTCGAGGACCTGCTTAATTGTGCTAAGCTAAAAAAGATTGACGCTTTAGAACTTGAAGACCTTGAGATTGACGATGAAGATATAATACTTCCATATAAATGGAGAAAACAGTGA
- a CDS encoding class I SAM-dependent methyltransferase: MEKTVRQDEVFKSYEADRWYERNKEGLKPGDDLIIWLIDTYGLVHQNSAVLEVGASNGFRLERIREKYECKVFAVEPSKKAVEEGKASFPEVEFYNITAEEMEFQEDFDLIIINSVFHWVDRKNLFTVFSKLDRALKDGGHLIIGDFQTPIPFKNPYHHLKDVEVYTYKQAYREIFLSSKLYIELATLCYNHDTKDFRNINLKNMFCVSLLKKQELYLRQDKML; the protein is encoded by the coding sequence ATGGAGAAAACAGTGAGACAAGACGAAGTATTTAAAAGCTATGAAGCGGACAGATGGTATGAAAGGAATAAAGAGGGCTTAAAGCCAGGGGATGATCTCATAATATGGTTAATAGACACTTATGGGCTTGTTCACCAAAACAGTGCGGTCTTGGAAGTAGGAGCTTCTAACGGTTTCAGATTGGAAAGGATAAGAGAAAAATATGAATGTAAGGTTTTTGCTGTCGAACCATCAAAGAAGGCAGTGGAGGAAGGTAAGGCAAGTTTTCCAGAGGTTGAGTTTTATAACATAACTGCGGAGGAGATGGAATTTCAAGAGGATTTTGACCTAATAATAATAAATAGTGTGTTTCATTGGGTAGATAGAAAAAACCTATTTACGGTGTTTTCAAAATTAGACAGAGCACTGAAAGATGGTGGTCATTTGATAATTGGAGACTTCCAAACACCAATACCCTTCAAAAATCCATATCATCATCTCAAAGATGTGGAGGTATACACTTATAAACAGGCATATAGAGAGATTTTTCTATCATCAAAGCTCTATATAGAACTAGCAACTCTTTGCTATAACCATGACACGAAAGACTTTAGAAATATAAACCTAAAAAATATGTTTTGCGTAAGCCTTTTAAAAAAGCAAGAATTATACCTAAGACAGGATAAAATGCTATGA
- a CDS encoding aminotransferase class III-fold pyridoxal phosphate-dependent enzyme, with product MKTGIVLQARNGSTRFPYKMVADINGRKSIEWLLKRLEKVKVNERIVATSWKEEDRDILKIAEYNNWKTLAGDPEDVLSRYAKAVEDFSLDLVVRITGDCPLIDPELVQKALSKALEENVDYLVLTGIIDGFDVEVIKGEWILKAHQRAKLPSEREHVSPYISKSKKAKKLFYRIHEEDLSHIHLSLDYPEDLVIIERIIKTLGKEDFTYEEVVKLIKEKPEILKREKEIPVNEGYLKSLRQDRDFIRSLKAKPLKLENNLRHFEKTKTLIPNCSQTFSKSYLQFSVGAVPLFVKEGKGCYLTDLDENTYIDYTMGLGACILGYAFEPVIERVEKELRRGTVFTLPSYLETELAELLRETIPCCEMARFGKNGSDVTSAGVRLARAYTGRKYIACCGYHGWQDWYIGTTTRDKGIPEEVKSLTLTFEYNNIQSLERLFEEYEDQIACVIMEPVGVEEPKEDFLQKVRELTQKHGALLIFDEVVSGFRFSLGGAQEYFGVVPDLACFGKAMGNGMPISAIVGRSEIMELFEEVFFSFTFGGETASIVSAIATIQYLKDQKVIPYLWEQGKKLKQGIQKLIEDKEMEDRAFVKGYDVRFLLDFVGENSLKLKTLFQQESAKRGILFTGSHNMALPHDDKIIEKTLEVYDEVLDIVKFAVEYDMVDELIEGQILQPVFRKM from the coding sequence ATGAAGACTGGCATAGTGCTTCAGGCAAGAAACGGTTCAACTCGGTTTCCTTATAAGATGGTAGCAGATATAAATGGGAGGAAATCCATAGAATGGCTTTTGAAAAGGCTTGAAAAGGTTAAGGTTAACGAGAGAATAGTTGCGACTTCTTGGAAAGAGGAAGATAGAGACATACTCAAAATTGCGGAATATAATAATTGGAAAACCTTGGCAGGAGACCCTGAGGATGTCCTCAGTAGATATGCAAAGGCGGTAGAAGATTTTTCCCTTGACTTAGTAGTGAGAATAACTGGAGATTGTCCTCTAATAGACCCTGAACTTGTCCAAAAAGCTCTTAGCAAAGCACTTGAAGAAAATGTAGACTATCTCGTGCTTACTGGTATAATAGACGGCTTTGATGTGGAGGTCATAAAGGGAGAATGGATACTAAAGGCTCATCAAAGGGCTAAACTTCCGTCAGAAAGAGAGCATGTAAGCCCATACATAAGTAAGTCAAAAAAGGCTAAAAAGCTATTTTATAGAATACACGAAGAAGACCTCTCGCACATACATCTTAGCCTTGACTATCCAGAGGATTTGGTAATCATAGAAAGAATCATAAAAACCCTTGGAAAGGAAGACTTTACCTACGAAGAGGTGGTAAAACTTATAAAGGAAAAGCCAGAAATCTTGAAAAGGGAGAAAGAAATTCCTGTAAACGAGGGATATCTCAAGTCCCTAAGGCAAGACAGGGATTTTATAAGGTCTCTGAAAGCAAAACCTTTAAAACTTGAAAACAACCTAAGGCATTTTGAAAAGACCAAAACTCTAATACCTAACTGTTCTCAAACCTTTAGCAAGTCATACCTGCAGTTTTCTGTGGGAGCGGTCCCACTTTTTGTGAAAGAAGGAAAAGGTTGTTATCTTACGGACCTTGACGAGAATACCTATATAGACTACACTATGGGACTTGGTGCTTGTATATTAGGCTATGCCTTTGAGCCTGTTATTGAAAGAGTGGAAAAGGAGCTAAGAAGGGGAACAGTTTTTACCTTACCGAGCTATCTTGAGACAGAGCTTGCGGAGCTTTTGAGAGAAACTATACCATGCTGTGAGATGGCGCGTTTTGGGAAGAATGGCTCTGACGTGACCTCTGCGGGCGTTAGGCTTGCAAGGGCATACACGGGCAGGAAATACATAGCTTGTTGTGGATATCACGGCTGGCAGGATTGGTATATAGGGACAACCACTAGGGATAAGGGAATTCCAGAGGAGGTAAAGAGCCTTACCCTTACCTTTGAGTATAACAATATACAAAGTCTTGAAAGGCTTTTTGAGGAATACGAAGACCAGATAGCCTGCGTAATAATGGAGCCTGTGGGCGTAGAAGAGCCAAAGGAAGACTTTTTACAAAAGGTCAGAGAGCTTACACAGAAACATGGTGCTTTATTGATATTTGATGAGGTGGTTAGTGGCTTTCGCTTTTCCTTGGGAGGTGCACAAGAATATTTTGGAGTAGTTCCAGACCTCGCCTGCTTTGGCAAAGCTATGGGCAATGGCATGCCTATATCCGCCATAGTTGGAAGGTCGGAGATTATGGAGCTTTTTGAGGAGGTCTTTTTCTCTTTTACCTTTGGAGGAGAAACCGCAAGCATAGTATCCGCCATCGCAACCATCCAATATCTAAAAGACCAAAAGGTAATACCCTACCTTTGGGAGCAAGGAAAAAAGCTAAAACAAGGCATTCAAAAGCTAATAGAAGATAAAGAAATGGAGGATAGAGCCTTTGTAAAGGGTTATGATGTTAGGTTTTTGCTGGATTTTGTAGGAGAAAACAGCCTAAAGTTAAAAACTCTTTTCCAACAAGAAAGTGCAAAAAGAGGAATTCTTTTCACAGGTTCTCATAACATGGCTTTACCTCATGATGATAAGATAATTGAAAAAACTCTTGAAGTATACGATGAGGTGCTTGATATTGTGAAGTTTGCAGTGGAATACGATATGGTAGATGAGTTGATAGAGGGACAAATACTACAGCCTGTGTTTAGAAAGATGTGA
- a CDS encoding methionyl-tRNA formyltransferase, which yields MRIVIATIKSWNIENANKLMELYKNQWKIKVITSKADLTKSLLDEFKPDYIFFPHWSWLVPEDIFKTYECIGFHLGDLPYGRGGNPLQNHIIRKIYNTKITAFRIGEGIDRGKIYLKRDFYLGVGRAEELFIKISEIIFFDMIPFIIKFRPKPYEQVGESYMFQRRTEQQSDLLSANINDIQDFYDFVRMLDAEGYPKAYIKLGKLKIEFSEAVLYSNNVVGRFRVMLEDK from the coding sequence ATGAGGATTGTTATAGCAACTATAAAATCTTGGAATATAGAAAACGCTAACAAGTTAATGGAGTTATACAAAAACCAATGGAAGATTAAAGTTATAACTTCAAAAGCTGATTTAACAAAGTCCTTGCTAGATGAATTTAAACCAGATTATATTTTCTTCCCTCATTGGTCCTGGTTAGTTCCAGAAGATATATTCAAGACATACGAATGCATAGGTTTTCATTTAGGAGATTTACCCTATGGGAGAGGAGGAAACCCACTACAAAACCATATCATAAGGAAAATATATAACACGAAAATAACCGCTTTTAGAATTGGAGAGGGGATAGATAGAGGAAAAATCTATCTGAAAAGAGATTTTTATTTAGGGGTTGGTAGAGCAGAGGAGCTGTTTATAAAAATCTCTGAAATTATTTTCTTTGATATGATACCTTTTATAATCAAATTTAGACCAAAACCTTATGAGCAAGTGGGGGAGAGTTATATGTTCCAAAGAAGAACAGAACAGCAGAGTGATTTATTGTCTGCGAATATCAATGATATCCAAGATTTTTATGACTTTGTTCGTATGTTAGACGCAGAAGGTTATCCTAAAGCATACATAAAATTAGGTAAGCTGAAAATTGAGTTTAGCGAAGCTGTATTATATAGCAATAATGTGGTGGGAAGGTTCAGGGTAATGTTGGAAGATAAATAG
- a CDS encoding PIG-L deacetylase family protein, whose translation MRVLLIFSHPDDEVLACGGTVARLSEEGFEVYTLILGEGITSRDKKGIQN comes from the coding sequence ATGCGAGTTCTCCTAATTTTCTCTCATCCTGATGATGAAGTTTTGGCATGTGGTGGGACTGTAGCAAGGTTATCGGAAGAGGGCTTTGAAGTTTATACGCTTATACTTGGAGAAGGTATAACCTCAAGAGACAAAAAAGGGATACAAAATTAA
- a CDS encoding PIG-L deacetylase family protein — protein sequence MGVRDVIFYDFPDNRFDTVPLLDIVKSIEKVIRELKPEIIFTHYEKDLNINHQITYKAVLTATRPQPGNPVKKIDSCEVLSSTEWNYPLGFQPDTYFILSTEHIRKKVEALSCYESELRTYPHPRSVEGVEYLARLRGLQIGVEYAEGFKLVREIL from the coding sequence ATAGGTGTTAGAGATGTGATATTTTATGATTTTCCTGATAATAGATTTGATACTGTGCCATTGCTTGATATTGTAAAGTCTATAGAGAAGGTTATAAGAGAGCTAAAGCCAGAAATAATATTTACCCACTACGAAAAAGACCTCAACATAAACCACCAGATAACCTATAAAGCAGTGCTAACCGCAACTAGACCTCAGCCCGGCAATCCTGTTAAAAAAATAGACTCGTGCGAAGTGCTATCATCAACTGAGTGGAACTATCCTTTGGGTTTTCAACCAGATACATATTTTATACTTTCTACAGAGCATATAAGGAAAAAAGTTGAGGCTTTGAGTTGCTATGAAAGTGAATTAAGGACATACCCACATCCAAGGTCCGTTGAAGGTGTAGAATATTTAGCAAGGTTAAGAGGTCTACAAATAGGTGTAGAATATGCAGAAGGTTTTAAACTTGTCAGAGAGATACTATGA
- the pseH gene encoding UDP-4-amino-4,6-dideoxy-N-acetyl-beta-L-altrosamine N-acetyltransferase has product MKVLLLGGNEHSIELLEWLKSIGEEVIYIEEKVNLELVKKLSPDFIISYNYKHIIPKEVVRAYYPRIINLHISFLPYNRGAYPNVWSFLEDTPKGVTIHLVDEGVDTGDILVQKEVFIDEEKETLRSSYLKLHREIQELFKENWESIKTLKIKPIKQHGGAQSITEENTTYLSPLSEKKDGIHPSENLRRNIELGDVLLKNFVNLNEEEIEMVRRWRNHPEVRRWMYTDHEISKEEHVNFIEGLKHDKRNFYYLVYKVDKAVGVLSLTKVDFRNRNAYFGIYANPEEKIHGAGLILEKSAISLAFDVAQLHTLKLEVIEDNERVINFHKRMGFEEEGRLREFVFKDGRWKDVIVMGMIKKGSVLEQPL; this is encoded by the coding sequence ATGAAGGTGTTACTTCTTGGTGGAAACGAGCATAGTATTGAGCTTTTAGAGTGGCTAAAAAGCATAGGTGAAGAGGTTATATATATAGAAGAGAAGGTTAACTTAGAACTCGTCAAAAAATTAAGCCCTGACTTCATAATAAGCTACAACTACAAGCACATAATACCAAAGGAAGTAGTAAGAGCTTACTATCCAAGAATAATAAATCTTCACATATCCTTTCTTCCTTATAATAGAGGTGCTTATCCAAATGTATGGAGCTTTTTGGAAGACACACCAAAGGGTGTGACTATTCATCTTGTGGATGAAGGTGTGGATACTGGAGACATATTGGTGCAAAAAGAGGTCTTTATAGACGAGGAAAAGGAAACACTAAGGAGTTCATACTTGAAACTCCATAGAGAAATTCAAGAGCTTTTTAAAGAAAACTGGGAAAGTATAAAAACCCTGAAAATAAAGCCCATTAAACAACATGGGGGGGCTCAAAGCATTACAGAAGAGAATACAACATATTTGAGCCCTTTATCAGAGAAAAAGGATGGGATACACCCATCAGAGAACTTAAGGAGAAATATAGAGCTTGGAGATGTGCTATTGAAAAATTTTGTGAACTTGAATGAGGAAGAGATTGAAATGGTCAGAAGGTGGAGAAATCATCCAGAGGTTAGAAGGTGGATGTATACAGACCATGAGATAAGTAAAGAGGAGCATGTTAACTTCATAGAAGGTCTAAAACATGACAAAAGAAATTTTTACTATCTTGTTTATAAGGTTGATAAGGCTGTTGGTGTGCTTAGCTTGACAAAGGTAGATTTTCGCAATCGCAATGCCTACTTTGGAATATATGCAAACCCAGAAGAGAAAATTCATGGAGCGGGTCTTATTTTGGAAAAGAGTGCCATAAGTCTTGCTTTTGATGTTGCACAGTTGCATACTCTAAAACTTGAGGTTATAGAAGATAATGAAAGAGTTATAAATTTTCACAAAAGGATGGGCTTTGAAGAGGAAGGTAGGCTAAGGGAGTTTGTTTTTAAGGATGGAAGATGGAAGGATGTGATAGTGATGGGAATGATTAAGAAGGGTTCTGTTCTTGAACAACCCTTATAA